GCTGGGGACGGGGACCGCGGGCGTTTCTGCGTCCAGCCCCACGCCAGATCGCTTCTCTCTCCGCCGTCTGCTGCTCGCGGCGTCCCCGCTCGGGCTGCTCGGAGCCCTCGTGGCGCTGGAGCTGCCGATCTGCCCGTCGCGCATCATGCTCGGCATCCCTTGCCCGGGCTGCGGTCTGACGCGCGCGACCGAGGCGCTCGTTCACGGCGATCTGCTCGCGATGCTGGTCTATCACCCGCTCGCGCCCATCATCGCGCCCGTCGCGATCTTCGCGGTCCTGCGCACGGTCCTCGTCTACGGCGGCGTGCTGCGGAGTGACCAGGCGGACTGGCTCAATCGCGTCCCTCGCAACGTCTGGACGACGATCGGCTTCGCCCTGGTGGGTCTCTGGTCGGCGCGCGCCCTGGGGCTGCTCGGTGGCCTGCCCGATCCGCTCGACCCCACGCGCGGCCTGATCTGGCGCGCCTTCGCCTGGCTCGCGACCCTGGCCGGCCTCTAGCAGCCCGTTGAACGGGCTGCTAGAGCGGCAGGTTGTCGTGCTTCTTCGGCGGGTTGCTGAGCCGCTTGTCGCGCAGGAGCGTCAGCGCGTCGCAGAGGCGCGGCCGCGTCTGCCGCGGGTAGATGACCTCGTCGATGAACCCGAGCCCCGCCGCCTTGTAGGGGTTGGCGAACTTCTCGCGGTACTGAGCGACGAAGCCGTCCTTGGCCGCCACCGCGTCCTCGGCGGCCGCGATCTCGCGGCGGTAGACGATGTTCACCGCCCCGTCCGGCCCCATCACCGCGATCTCGGCCGTGGGGTAGGCGTAGTTGAGGTCGCCGCGGAGGTGCTTGCTCGCCATGACGTCGTAGGCGCCGCCGTAGGCTTTGCGCGTGATCAGCGTGATCTTCGGCACGGTGGCCTCGGCGTAGGCGTAGAGGAGCTTCGCGCCGTGCTTGATGATGCCGCCGAACTCCTGGTCGGTCCCGGGCAGGAAGCCGGGCACGTCGACGAAGGTGACGAGCGGGAGGTTGAAGCAGTCGCAGAATCGCACGAAGCGCGCCGCCTTGACGGAAGCGTCGATGTCCAGGCAGCCCGCGAGGACCATCGGCTGGTTCGCGACCACGCCGACCGGGCGGCCTCCGAGGCGGGCGAACCCGATGAGGATGTTCTGCGCGAAGTGGGCCTGGACCTCGAAGAAGTCGCCGTCGTCGACCGTCAGCTCGATGACCCGCTTGATGTCGTAGGGCTTCATCGGGTCGCGCGGGATGAGCTCGTCGAGCTCCGGCTCCTCGCGTCCGACGGGGTCGTTGCACTCGCGGACCGGCGGGTCCTCGTGGTTGTTCGAGGGCAGGAAGCCCATGAGCTCACGGACCTCCTGCAGGCACTCCGCGTCCGAGGGGCTGGCGAAGTGCGCGACGCCGCTCTTCTGGTTGTGCGTGCGCGCGCCGCCGAGCTCCTCCTTCGTCACCTCCTCGTGCGTGACCGTCTTGATCACGTCGGGGCCGGTGATGAACATGTAGCTCGACTCCTCGACCATGAAGATGAAGTCGGTCAGCGCCGGGCTGTAGACCGCGCCGCCCGCGCAGGGGCCCATGATGGCGCTGATCTGGGGCACCACGCCTGAGGCGAGCACGTTGCGCTGGAAGATGTCGGCGTAGCCAGCGAGGCTCTCCACGCCCTCCTGGATCCGGGCGCCGCCCGAGTCGTTGAGGCCGATGACGGGCACGCCGACCTTCATCGCCAGATCCATGATCTTGGTGATCTTCTCGGCGTACGCGGCGCTGAGTGACCCGCCGAAGACGGTGAAGTCCTGCGCGAACACGAAGACCTTGCGGCCCTCGATCGTGCCGTGTCCGGTCACCACGCCGTCGCCGAGGATGCGGCTCTGCTCCATCCCGAAGTCGGCGCATCGGTGCACCACGAAGCGGTCCATCTCGACGAAGGAGCCCGGGTCGAGGAGCAGGTCGATCCGCTCGCGCGCGGTGAGCTTGTTGGCGTCGTGCTGCCGCTGGATGCGGGCGGGACCGCCCGCCTCGAGGGCCTTGGCGTTCAGCTCGTCGAGGCGCGCGACGGGATCGGCGGGGGGCTGTTTGCTGCTCGTCATGCCGGGACGTCTACCACACCGGGCCCGCTCCGCGACGGGTCAGACGCTCTGCAGCGCCTCGACCAGGCGGTCGAGCGACGCGCGGTCGTGCCGCTCGGTCACCGCGACGAGGAACTCCTGATCGCGCTCCGGATAGAAGCGACCCAGGTCGACGCCGGCGAGGATGCCCTTGGCCGCGAGCGCGGCGAGCAGCGGCGCGGCCTTGCCCTCTTCGCGCCGCACCACGAACTCGTTGAACGTGGGCGCGCCGCCCGGGACGCTGAAGCGCTCCAGGCCGTCGATCTTCTGCTTGAGGTACTCGGCGCGACTCAGGCAGAGGCGGCCGACCTGCTCGAAGCCCTTGCGGCCGAGCATCGCCGTCCGGATGGTGAACGCCAGCGCCACGAGGCCGTGGTTGGTGCAGATGTTCGAGGTCGCGCGCTCGCGGCGGATGTGCTGCTCGCGGGTGCTGAGCGTCAGCACGTAGCCGCGCTCGCCGTCGGAGTCGACCGTCTCGCCGACCAGGCGCCCGGGCATCTGCCGGACGTACTCGTCGCGGGTCGCGAACAGGCCCACGCCTGGCCCACCGAGCTGCGGCGGGATGGCGAGGGGCTGGCCTTCGCCCACGGCGATGTCCGCGCCGAGCTCGCCCGGCGACTTCACCAGGCTGAGCGCGTAGGGCTCGGCCGTCGCGGTGACGAGCAGCGCGCCCTTGGCCTTGCAGATCGCCTTGACCGCGGCGAGGTCCTCGACGCGTCCGAGGAAGTTCGGGTAGCCGACCACCACCGCCGCGGTGTCGTCGGTGACGAGCTCCTCGAGCGCCGCGAGATCCGTCACGCCCGCGTCGGTCATCGGCGCCACGTCGATGCCCGGGCCCGCCTCGTCGACGTTCTCGAGGTAGGTGCGCGTCGTCTCCTGGTACTCCGGGTGGAGCGCGCGGGAGAGCACGCAGCGCGAGCGCTTGGTGACCCGGCGGGCCATCAGGATGGCCTCCGCGGTCGCGCTCGCCCCGTCGTACATCGACGCGTTGGCCACCTGCAGGCCGAAGAGCTCGCAGACCATGGTCTGGAACTCGAAGATCGACTGGAGCGTGCCCTGCGAGACCTCCGCCTGGTACGGCGTGTAGGCGGTGTAGAACTCGCTCCGCAAGAGGAGCTGGTCCACCGCCGGGGGCACGTGGTGGTCGTAGAGGCCCGCGCCCAGGAACGACAGCGCGCGCGCCGACTCGTTCTGGTTGGACAGCTGCTCGAGGTGCGCCATCAGCGACGCCTCGTCGAGCGACGGCTCGAGCTTCAGCGCGCCCTGGACGCGGTGCGACTCGGGGATGGGCGCGAACAGGTCGTCGATGGACCCGACGCCGATCGCCTCGAGCATCGCGCGGATCTCTTCTTCGGTGTGCGGCAGGTAACGCATGGAACATCGCCTCCGTGGGCTGCGGCCGGGTTAGCAGCCCGAGCTACGCTCGGCCAACAGGCGGCGTGCGTTCCGGGCGCCTTCTCGGGGTCAGTCCAGGCTCCCGAGGTAGGTCTCGTAGGCCGCCGCGTCCATGAGATCCCCCAGCTCGTCCGGGGAGCTCACCTTCAGCACGATCATCCAGCCCTGGTCGTAGGGCGAGTCGTTGACGAGCTCGGGCTGATCCTCGAGCTCCTCGTTGACCTCGACGATCTCACCGGCCACCGGCGCGAACAGCTCGCTGACGGTCTTGACCGACTCGATGTCGCCGAAGTGGTCGTGCGCGCCGACCTCCGAGCCCGCCTTGGGCAGGTCGATGAGCGTCACGTCGCCGAGCTGCTCGACGGCGTAGGCGGTGACGCCGATGCGCACCTTGCCGTCGCCCTCGTCGCGCGCCCACTCGTGGTCCTTGGTGTACTTCAGATCGGTCGGGTACTGGGCCATCGCAGAATCCTCGGAATCACTGCCTCTTGTAGAACGGGGTCGGCGCCACCACGGCGTCCACGACCTTGCCCCGGATCTCGACGCCGAGCTTGGTGCCCGGCTCGGCCAGCGCCACCGGGACGTAGCCCAGGCCGATGTTCTTGCCCACCGTCGGGCCGGGGGATCCGCTCGTCACCTCGCCGACCTTCTCGCCGGACGCGTCGACGATGGGGTAGCCGTGCCGGGCGATGCCGCGGCCGGTCATCTCGATCCCCACGAGCTTGCGGGTCGGACCGTCGGCGATGACCTTCTCGAGCGCGGCGCGGCCGATGAAGTCGCTCTTGTCGGGCTTCACCACCCAGCCGAGGCCCGCCTCGATGGGGTTGGTCGTCTCGTCGATGTCGTTGCCGTAGAGCGAGAGGCACGCCTCGAGCCGGAGGGTGTCCCGGGCGCCGAGGCCGGCCGGGGCGATCCCGTGCGGCGCGCCGACCTTCATCAGGTGGCTCCACAGCGCGGGCGCGTCCGCGTTGGCGCAGAACAGCTCGAAGCCGTCCTCGCCCGTGTAGCCCGTGCGCGCGACGGTCACCTTCACGCCGCCGACGTCGACGCCCGTCAGCAGCGAGAACGGCCTGAGCGAGAGCATCTCCTCCGGCGCGCCCGCGTCCTTCGCGATGGCGACGGCCTTCGGGCCCTGGAGCGCGATGAGCGCGGTCTCGTCGCTGCGATCTTCGAAGCCGCAGCGCCCGTCCGCGTGCTTCGCGAAGTGGGGCGCCATCTTGGACCGGTTGCTCGCGTTGCAGACGACGAGCACCTCCTCCTCCGCCAGGCGGTAGACGATGAGGTCGTCGAGGATGGTGCCCTGCTCGTTGCACGAGGCGGTGTACTTCGCGCGGCCCACCTTCAGGTTGCCCACGTAGTTGGTCACCACGGAGTCGGCGACGGCGAGCGCCTCCGGCCCCGTCAGGTGCAGCTCGCCCATGTGCGAGACGTCGAAGAGCCCCGCCGCGGTGCGCACGGCGTGATGCTCCTTGACGACGCCTGCGTACTGGACGGGCATCTCGTAGCCAGCGAAGGGGACCATGCGTCCGCCGAGCTCCACGTGCTGGGCGTGGAGCGGCGTCTTGGCGAGGGGGGCGTCGGTCACGGCGCCGGACAGTAGCCGTGAGGCACAATGACTTCAATCCCCGTCGACCCATGACACGGACGTCGCAGCCGATGCGCGGGGGTGGGTCCGTAGACGGCTGTGTGAGCGGGGGCACGCATCATGCTTCGGCTACGGACGTCATGCTCTGGATCAAGGCGCTGCTCTGGCTCGCGGTGGTCCTTCTCCCGGGGGGGATCCTGCTTCTGCCGCTGCTCTACGGCCTGCACCGTCGTCGTGCCGAGGCCGAAGAGCGCGCGCTCGCGACCTCTCGCGTCGAGTGAGGCGCGTCGACCGATCGGCGCGATTAGGCGTGAAGCATTTTCACGGGCCGCGTACGCAACGTCGCACCCCCGAGGCCGATGCAACCGGGTTTGCGCATCCGGGGGCCGCGGGGCTCATCCCACATTTTCTCACTTTAGATCACCCCGATCACGCAACGGCGACGGATCGCCCGCGATAGCCCCTCTCGTCCACGGAGACGGAGTCTTCGAGAAGGAGGGAGCGATCATGGAGGTGCTGGTGTTGAGGTATCGCGGGGAGCCGCTCCGCGAGTTTCCGCTGGGGAGTCGGCCGCTGGAGGTCGGGAGCGGCGCGGGGTGCGACATCGTCGTGCACGACGCGCGGGTGCGCGAGAGACATCTGCTCGTCAGCGCCATCGGGGGCTCGGTGATGCTCCACGAGCTGCGGCCGGGGGGCAAACGCGCGCCCCTCCGCGCCCTCGAGCTGGGCTTCCCGGTCCGGATCGGCCTGCACCACTCCATCGAGCGCGTGCGGAGCGAGCGGGTGCGACTGGGCCCCGCCACCAGCCGGACCGAGCCGCTCGGGGTGGAGCTCGGCAGCGCGTCCGAGATCAGCCTCCTCGTCGGGAGCGGCACCGAGGCGCGCCGGATCCCGCTCGACGCGCTGCCGCTCACCATCGGCTCGGGCTCCCGCAACGACGTCGTGATTCACGATCGCACGGTGAGCGGTCGCCACTGTCGCCTCGAGCCGAGCGCGGACGGGCTGTGGCTCCGTGATCTCGGCAGCCGGAACGGCACGCACGTGGACGGCGTCGCGATCGAGCTCGCCCGGGTGCTGCCCGGGTCGGTCATCCGCGTGGGCCGCACGAACCTTCGGCTCGTCTCGCGGGGTCGACCGGGTGACGCCCGCGAGGACGGGCTCGTGGCGGAGTCGCCGAAGATGCGCGCCGTGCTGGAGCTCGTCGAGCGCTACGCGCAGGTCCGCGAGACGGTGCTCATCCACGGCGAGAGCGGCGCGGGCAAGGAGGGAATCGCGCGGGCGCTGCACTCCCGTGGTCCGCGCGCGTCCGGCCCGTTCGTCGCGGTGAACGCGGGCGGCATGACGAGCACGCTCGTCGAGAGCACCCTCTTCGGGCACGAGCGTGGGGCCTTCACCGGCGCGGCGGCGAGCCGGCGCGGGCTCTTCGAGCAGGCGGACGGAGGCACGCTCTTCCTCGACGAGATCGGGGAGCTGCCGCTCGAGATGCAGAAGCGGCTCCTGCGCGTGCTCGACAGCTGGGAGGTGCGCCGCGTCGGGGCCGAGCACAGCCAGAAGGTCGACGTGCGCCTGCTCTGCGCCACGCACCGCGATCTGCGCGCGATGGTCCGGGAGGGGACGTTCCGGGACGATCTCTACTGGCGCGTCGCGCAGCTCGAGGTCCGCGTCGCGCCGCTGCGAGAGCGGGCCAAGGACGTGATGGCGCTCGCGGAGCACTTCCTGGCCCAGAGCGCAGAGGGAGGGCGGCGGCTCTCCGCCGAGGCCGTCCAGCTCCTGCTGACGCACGACTGGCCGGGCAACGCGCGCGAGCTGCGCAACGTGATGGGGCGGTGCGCCAACCGGGCGACGGGCTCGCTCATCGCGCTGAGCGACGTCGAGGCCGTGTTCGACGAGATGGGCGTCGAGACGCGCTCGTCGGGCGTCTGGGCCATCGAGGAGGTGGTCGACCAGTACGGCGGCAACCTCACCGCCGCCGCACGAGCGCTGGGCATCCCCCGCTCGACGCTCCGGGACCGCTACCGCAGAGCGCAGCGCCGTCGCCGCGCAAAGGAGCGCAAGCTGGGTTGAATCTCTTCTTCGCTCAGCGTCCGCCGCGCAAGATCGTCCACGCCCGACGGAGGCGGCGGCGGCGCAGGTCGGCCAGGTCCTTGGCCACCGACGCGATGCGGGCGAGGCCCGTCGACTTCGACTGGCCGGCGCGCCGTGGGCGGCAGGCGATGGTGACCGTGCGGGCGCGGATCCCGGCCGCGAGCGCGCGGATGGGCAGCTCGAAGTTCAGGAAGAAGCTGTCCGGGGGCAGCTCCTCCGGGACGAAGATCCGCCGTCGGAAGAGGTAGGGGCCGTCGCTGCGCAGGCGCACGCCGTGCACGAGCCAGATCAGGCCGCGCACGCCCGCGGACAGGACCGTGCGGTCGAGCCCGTCGTCGCGGTGGTCGTAGACGCTGAGCACGAGATCGACGGCGTCGTCTTCGGCCGCGTCGAGCAGGGTGCCGACCGCCTCGGGCTCGATCTGCCCATCCGCCGGCATGAAGGTGACCCAGTCGCCGCGCGCGAGGCGCACCCCCGTCTTGAGGGCGGCGCCGATGCCGCCGTTGACCTCGTGGCGCGCGGTGCGGTGCGGGAAGCCGGCGAGGGCGCGCTCGGCCGCCTCGAGGGTGGCGTCCCGCGAGCCGTCGTCGACGAAGACGATCTCGGCCGGCGGTGCGTTCTGACGCAGCCACGCGATCAGCTCGCCGAGCACGGCCTCGACGTTCTCCTCCTCGTCGAAGGCGAAGACGATGATCGACAGCCTCACCGGGACCTCAGCACGCGCGCGGGGTTGCCGGCCACGACGGCGTAGGCGGGCACGTCCCTGGTCACCACCGCGCCCGCGCCGACCTGCGCGCCGCGGCCCACCGTCACGCCGGGGAGCAGGATGGCCCCGACCCCGAGGTCTGCGTCCGCTTCGACGACGACGGGGGCGAAGTCGAGCGGCGCGTGGAGGATGGGCGTCTCGCGCCCGGCCTCGCGGTGCGCGGAGGTGAGGATGCGGACCCCCGGGCCCACGCCGACGTTCTCGCCGATCGTCAGGTCGCCCGCAGCATGAAAGAAACATTGCTGGCCGATCCACGCGCCGTCGCCGATGCGCATCACGCCCGCGTGGTAGCCCTTGAGGATGGTCTGGTGGCCGACGTAGACGTCGCGCCCGACGTGCACGTTCTCCGGGTGGAAGACGAGCACGCCTTCCTCGAAGACGCAGCCTTCGCCGCACGAGGCGAGCGCCTCGCGGGTAGAGGCGCCAGAGCCGTGGCTGCGTCGTTGCATCGGGGCGAGCGAAGCGCGTCGGGGAGGGGCGGTCAAGCCGCGGGTCTCAGCGCGGGGCCGTGATCTGCTCGCGCGCGTAGCCCGCGCCCTCGAGGCCGAGCGCCATCGCCTCGCTCACGAGCTCGAGCGCGGCGTCGGGGCGCCCGACCGAGTGCAGGAGCAGGCCCGTGAAGACGAGGTTGCGGGCCGGGTCGTGGATCGCGGCCTCACGCGTCCAGCCCGGCAGCGGGCCGGTGAGCGGGGGGCCGCGGTCGGGGATGTCGCCCGGGAGCGCGACCCCGAGGCCCGAGGGAGGCAGCCCCGCCATGAGCGCGCGCGCGGCGTGGCGCGCCTGACCGAACCGCCAGATGGCTTCGCCCCGCGTCTCGTTCACCCGCGCCGCGACCTCGAGCGCCTCCCCGGAGAAGGGCGCCGCGCGCTCGATGGTGGCGGACGCCGTGTGCGGGCTTGGCGGCGCGCCCTCGCAGGCCGAGTCGGTCCAGACCATCCAGCCCACCCCGCACGGGAGCCGGCCGAGCGGCTCGCTCAGCGCGACGGACTCCACGAGCACGGGACGCGTGGGGTTCGCGCTCAGCAGCCGGCGCATCCGGCCGCGCTGCCCTCCCGGGCCGACGAGCGGCATCGGAGTCAGCGAGGGGTGCGCGGCGAAGAGGTGCTCCCAGTACCAGCGCGACGAGGAGAGTCCGGTCGCGACGATCGCCACGTCCGGGCGCACGCCGTCGACCTCCTGGGCGAAGATGAGCGGAGCGACCCAGTGATCCGCGGTCACGACGAGGATCGCGTCCTCGGGCGCCTCCGCGAGCGCGCCTCGCGCCATCGCCTCCGCGAGCGAGGGATCGTCACGGCGGGCGAGGAGGTGGCCCGGCGAGACGACGAGCGCGAGCAGCGGCAGCAGGGCCGCGAGCGGCGCGTAGCGCACGTACCGCGCGTGCCGGGCCGCCAGCTGCGCGAGGCCGCCCACACCCGCCGCCGCCAGCCAGAAGGGGACCAGGAAGTAGCCGCGGTAGTCCGGCACGTCGGGGTGGAAGACGACGTTCGCCGCGACGAAGCCGACGCACACCGTCGCCGTGATCGGGAGCGCGAAGCGCAGGCCGCGCGGGCGCTTGGCGAGGGCGACGAACCCGACGGCGCCGAGCACGACCACGGGGAGAGTCCCATGGGAGAACGACCACTCCACGAGATCCACGAGGTGCGCGATCCAGGTGGGGAAGTCGATCGACTGGTTGTGCGCGTAGTCCTCGCCGCGGACGTAGGAGAGGAAGCCGGACCAGGTCGTGGGCGCCCCCCAGGCGAAGACGCGCGGGGCGCGGGAGGAGGCCAAGGGGAGATACAGATAGGAGGCGCAGGTGGTGAGCCCGAACGCGAGCGCGGCGACGAGCGCCTGGCGGATCGCGGGCGCGCTCGAGGGGTTGGCTTCCGCCTCCGAGTCCGCCTCCGAGTCCGCTTCCGCTTCCGCCTCCGCCTCCGCGTCCGCCTCCGAGTCCGCCTCCGCTTCCGCCTCCGCCTCCGCTTCCGCTTCCGCTTCCGCTTCCGCCTCCGCCTCCGCCTCCGCCTCCGCCTCCGCCTCCGCCTCCGCCTCCGCCTCCGCCTCCGCCTCCGCCTCCGCTTCCGAGTCCGCCTCCGAGTCCGAGTCCGCTTCCGAGTCCGCCTCCGAGTCCGCTCCCGTTCCCGTTCCCGTTCCCGTTCCCGTTCCCGTTCCCGTTCCCGTTCCCGTTCCCGTTCCCGTTCCCGTTCCCGCTGCCGTTCCCGTTCCCGTTCCCGCTCCCGCTCCCGTTCCCGTTCCCGTTCCCGTTCCCGTTCCCGTTCCCGTTCCCGTTCCCGTTGCCGTTCCCGTTCCCGTTGCCGTTCCCGTTCCCGTTGCCGTTCCCGTTCCCGCTCCCGCTCCCGCTCCCGCTGCCGTTCCCGTTCCCGCTGCCGTTCCCGCTGCGATTCCCGCTGCTGTTCCCGCTGCTGTTGCCGTTGCCGTTCCCGTTCCCGCTCCCGAGTCCGCTCCCGACCTACGGTTCGCCCGTGCGCGCAAGGCCGCCTTCGCCTTGGGGGCGGCGTCTCTCTCGAGCGGACCCGGCGTGGCTGGCGCGCGGCGACCGAGCGCGCGACTGGCGAGCAAGACGGCCGCGGCGATGACGCCGGCGAAGGCGATGATGGCGTGGGTGGCGGCGGCGAGGCCGAGGGCCACGGCGGGCGCGAGGCCCGACCGATCGTGGGCGAGGCGCGCGAGCGCCCAGAGGACGAAGAGCGACGCGAGGGTATAGACCTCCACTCGAGTGGACGGCTCCCAGGCGATCATCGACAGGCCGGCGCCGAAGAGGGCCAGCGCGCGGGCCGCCGCGTGGAGGCGCGTCTCGGCCGGGCCGGCCAGGGCGTCGACGAGCGACCAGGCGGGCAGGACGCAGAGGGAGCCCGCCAGCGCGCTGAGGAGCGTCAATCCGAAGTGCACCGAGACACCGGGCAGGTGCGCGAAGAGCCAGCCGACCAGGGTGTGGATGGGCTGCCCGATCGGGTGGCCCACGCCCAGCTCCGCCGCGACGAGCGCCAGCTCGGGGCTGTCGTAGAAGGTCATGCCCGGCGCCATCGTCAGCGCGTAGACCACGAACACGCTCGCCGCGGTCAGCGCCGCCTCGAGCGGGCGCGAGGCGGGCAGGCCCCAGAGTCTCAAGCCGTCTCCTCTTCGGGCGAGAGCGGGACGACCAGCTGGCTGAGGCCGCCGAGGCCGGAGACCGCGAGCTGCGTGCCCCAGATGAGCAGCGAGGCCGCGACCGCGTCCGCCTCCGCCACGCCGAGGTAGGTCGCGCAGAAGTAGACGAACGCGCCCTCCCGGAAGCCCGCCCCGCCGATGGAGAAAGGGATGTACGTGGCGGCCATCGCGAGCGGCACGACGACGAACGCGTCGCCAAGCGTGACCGCGCCGCCCGTGACCGACGCGAGGAGGAACCAGCCGGTCAGCGCCACCAGCCCCTGCGTCCCGAGCGAGACGCCGAGCGCGCCGGCGAAGGGCAGGGGGCGCTCGATCACGGGGATGGACGCCGCGAGCGCGCCGAGCTTGCCGGGCAGACGCGGCGCGATGCGGCGGCTGAGCGCGACGAACCCGATGCCGGCCGCGGCGGCCATCAGGCCCAGCGCGGAGAGGAAGAGCACGTCTTCGGTGCCTGGCAGGGGGCGCAGGAGGTTCGCGCCGCTCACCAGGAGCAACAGGCCGCTCAGGCCGAGCGCGCGCTCCACGAGCACCACCGTCATCGACGCCGTCGTGCCGCGCTCGCCGAAGCTCTGGCGCGTGACCACGCCGCGCACCACGTCGCCGCCGACGCCGCCCGGGACGTAGTTGTTGTAGAAGAAGCCGACCCAGTACACGTGGGTCAGGCGCGCGAGGGAGGGGCGTCGCGGCGCTCCGTAGGCGGCGAGCAGCATGCGCCAGCGGATCGCGCCCACCCAAAGGTTGGCGAAGGTCGTGGCGCACGCCGCGAGGAACGCCCAGCCGCTCACGCGCGCGAACGCGCCGCCCAGCTCGTCCGGGTCGACGATGCTGAGGATGTACGCGAAGGCCGCCGCCGTGCCGCCGAAGCGCAGCCCGCGCCAGAGCCACTTCTTCCACTGGCCGTCCGGTCGCGGGTCCCCCGACGGCGGAGCGGGCGTGCCCGTCGAAGAAGGAGAGGTGGCGCTCATCGGCTCGGCGTGGGGGAGCGCGACGCGATCACTGGAGCGTGATCGCCCGGCGCACCGTCTGCCCGGGCGGGATGTCGATGCTGACGCGGCGGCTGCCCGCCTCGGGGTTCGTGCAGACGACCGTGTGCCGCCCCGGCGGCAGCTGGAAGTTCACCACCGGCGTCTGCCCAGCGTTCCGCCCGTCGATCGTGACGTTGCACCACGGGTTGCTGTTGAACGTGAGTCGGCCCGGCTCGTTCGACGTCGGCGCG
This Sandaracinaceae bacterium DNA region includes the following protein-coding sequences:
- a CDS encoding DUF2723 domain-containing protein, giving the protein MRLWGLPASRPLEAALTAASVFVVYALTMAPGMTFYDSPELALVAAELGVGHPIGQPIHTLVGWLFAHLPGVSVHFGLTLLSALAGSLCVLPAWSLVDALAGPAETRLHAAARALALFGAGLSMIAWEPSTRVEVYTLASLFVLWALARLAHDRSGLAPAVALGLAAATHAIIAFAGVIAAAVLLASRALGRRAPATPGPLERDAAPKAKAALRARANRRSGADSGAGTGTATATAAGTAAGIAAGTAAGTGTAAGAGAGAGTGTATGTGTATGTGTATGTGTGTGTGTGTGTGTGAGAGTGTGTAAGTGTGTGTGTGTGTGTGTGTGTGTGADSEADSEADSDSEADSEAEAEAEAEAEAEAEAEAEAEAEAEAEAEAEAEAEAEAEAEADSEADAEAEAEAEADSEADSEAEANPSSAPAIRQALVAALAFGLTTCASYLYLPLASSRAPRVFAWGAPTTWSGFLSYVRGEDYAHNQSIDFPTWIAHLVDLVEWSFSHGTLPVVVLGAVGFVALAKRPRGLRFALPITATVCVGFVAANVVFHPDVPDYRGYFLVPFWLAAAGVGGLAQLAARHARYVRYAPLAALLPLLALVVSPGHLLARRDDPSLAEAMARGALAEAPEDAILVVTADHWVAPLIFAQEVDGVRPDVAIVATGLSSSRWYWEHLFAAHPSLTPMPLVGPGGQRGRMRRLLSANPTRPVLVESVALSEPLGRLPCGVGWMVWTDSACEGAPPSPHTASATIERAAPFSGEALEVAARVNETRGEAIWRFGQARHAARALMAGLPPSGLGVALPGDIPDRGPPLTGPLPGWTREAAIHDPARNLVFTGLLLHSVGRPDAALELVSEAMALGLEGAGYAREQITAPR
- a CDS encoding lysylphosphatidylglycerol synthase transmembrane domain-containing protein, with the protein product MSATSPSSTGTPAPPSGDPRPDGQWKKWLWRGLRFGGTAAAFAYILSIVDPDELGGAFARVSGWAFLAACATTFANLWVGAIRWRMLLAAYGAPRRPSLARLTHVYWVGFFYNNYVPGGVGGDVVRGVVTRQSFGERGTTASMTVVLVERALGLSGLLLLVSGANLLRPLPGTEDVLFLSALGLMAAAAGIGFVALSRRIAPRLPGKLGALAASIPVIERPLPFAGALGVSLGTQGLVALTGWFLLASVTGGAVTLGDAFVVVPLAMAATYIPFSIGGAGFREGAFVYFCATYLGVAEADAVAASLLIWGTQLAVSGLGGLSQLVVPLSPEEETA